AACTAATTGCTTACTCTTTGACCGAAAACATCCTACTTCAAATGCTGTTCTATTTTTCAGCCAATTTAATTGCATATGAATTTCACCATTTAACGAAACAATACAATGCTGATTTTGTTGTATTGTCCTTACAGCATCCTTCCTACTAAAGACGTACCATGGAGGACACATTGTCATCAGATTGGCAATGGCTGGCCACAAACAGTCTAACAGACCTTTCTACCGCATTGTGGCAGCTTACAACAAGCGAGCACGAGACAGTAAATACATAGAACAGCTAGGCTCTTATGACCCCTTGCCAAACATCTACAATGAGAAACTGGTCAGCATCAACTCTGACAGGATCAAGTACTGGATGGGCTGTGGTGCACATCCAACGAAGCCTGTGGCCAAACTTCTAGGTGTGTTCCCTCTACCCTcaccatgacaacacacacactataggttTATTGAAATGGCCAGTGTAAGGCCTACATCATGGAAAAGACACTAAATCACAGGTTCCTAaactaactatactgaacaaaaatataaacacaacaatttttacaattttactgagttacagtttatgtaaggaaatcaatcaatttaaataaatttgttaggcccaaatctatggatttcacatgactgggaaacatgaggtaatggcgccggatgaatggcacgataattggcctcaggatctcgtcatgttaTCTCTgtccattcaaattgccattgataaaatgcaattttgtttgttgtccgtagcttatgcctgcccataccataaccccaccgccaccatggggcaatctgttcacaactttgacatcaacaaaccactcacccacatgacgccatacacatgCTCtggggttgtgaggccggttagatgtactgccaaattctctaaaacgacgttggag
The sequence above is drawn from the Salmo salar chromosome ssa22, Ssal_v3.1, whole genome shotgun sequence genome and encodes:
- the LOC106582956 gene encoding 28S ribosomal protein S16, mitochondrial, translated to MVHLSSFLLKTYHGGHIVIRLAMAGHKQSNRPFYRIVAAYNKRARDSKYIEQLGSYDPLPNIYNEKLVSINSDRIKYWMGCGAHPTKPVAKLLGLAGFFPLHPMTVTETERHRALAELAEEAAPEVGVKQQEL